The Acidobacteriota bacterium genome has a segment encoding these proteins:
- a CDS encoding error-prone DNA polymerase: MTEDYVELHARSAFSFLEGASLPEELASVCAELGGSAMALLDRDGVYGAPRFHMAAKKTGIKAHIGAEISVVLATGHASRITHHESPRITTLPLLVRNRAGYQNLCRLITLIKLRAPKHAKPGEVAATLDELAEHAGGLTCLTGGDDGPLSHALGSGGLDEAARLTERLVDIFGRGNVQAELQRHFNREEESRNQALIEIARRLRLPLLATNGVCYASAARRQLADVLTCVRNHVQLEAAGRLLGRNSERYLKTASSMSKLFADLPQAIANTVELSSRLEFTLEDLGYEFPKYPVPAGETMDSFLRKRTCEGARGRYTGANGTPTYQRALQQIDRELALIEKLHLAGYFLIVWDIINFCRDQRILVQGRGSAANSAVCYSLGITAVDPVGMELLFERFLSEERGEWPDIDLDLPSGDQRERVIQHVYQRYGTHGAAMTANCITYRGRSAAREVGKAMGFDEETITRLSSLVRAFEWHDPKDTTERQFRDAGLDLLDPRIKKFFELYVAVQDLPRHLGQHSGGMVICQGQLDSVVPLEPAAMPGRVVVQWDKEDCADMGIIKVDLLGLGMMAAIEECLTLIRDHYDEEVDLAHLPQDDPAVYDALCKADTIGLFQVESRAQMSCLPRLRPQKFYDIVVQVAIIRPGPIVGNMVHPYLNRRLGREEPACLHPSLEPVLKRTLGVPLFQEQLLRIAMICANFTGGEAEELRRAMGFKRSEARMQEIDIKLRRGMERNGITGETQDKIVQAITSFALYGFPESHAASFALIAYASAYLKCHYLAAFTAAILNNQPMGFYHPATIIKDAQRHGLKIKPIDITCSDWECTIEDGGWGSGDGGWVAEERASYSSTNPQPPTPNPRPLTPDPRPPAPDLRLGMRYVKGLREEAACALVRERAKGSYVDIDDLHNRVPELRKDEMRKLAEVGALNFIRGQSVVDGRRSTVDGRSAVDGRRSTVDGQFLHRRSALWQVERAARAVGPLLKEQKDQNAESPLPPMTIEERVNADFRGTGLTVGKHPLAYRRDELNKLGVKRAIDLREIRNGVWVRVAGWVIVRQRPGTAKGFLFLSMEDETGISNIIVTPDIFDRNHLVLVNQPLLLIDGVLQNQDGVIHVKARRIQPLSYAMTAAASHDFH, from the coding sequence ATGACCGAAGACTACGTTGAACTCCACGCGCGATCCGCGTTCAGCTTTCTGGAAGGCGCGTCGCTTCCGGAAGAACTGGCATCCGTGTGCGCGGAACTCGGAGGCTCGGCGATGGCGCTGCTCGACCGCGACGGGGTCTACGGCGCGCCGCGGTTTCATATGGCGGCGAAAAAGACCGGGATCAAAGCTCACATCGGCGCAGAGATAAGCGTTGTACTCGCAACCGGTCACGCATCACGCATCACGCATCACGAGTCCCCGCGCATCACGACTCTTCCTTTGTTAGTCCGGAACCGCGCGGGCTATCAGAACCTCTGCCGCTTGATCACTCTAATTAAGCTTCGCGCTCCGAAGCACGCAAAGCCCGGCGAAGTCGCGGCCACCTTGGACGAACTGGCTGAGCATGCCGGGGGATTGACTTGTTTGACCGGCGGAGATGATGGGCCGCTCTCGCACGCGCTCGGAAGCGGCGGTCTTGATGAAGCGGCCAGGTTAACCGAAAGGCTTGTTGACATATTCGGGAGGGGCAACGTCCAGGCCGAGCTTCAACGCCATTTCAATCGCGAAGAAGAATCGCGCAATCAGGCGCTGATAGAAATAGCGCGAAGGCTCAGGCTCCCGCTGCTTGCCACCAACGGCGTGTGCTACGCCAGCGCCGCGCGCCGTCAGCTTGCCGACGTGTTGACCTGTGTTCGTAACCATGTGCAGCTTGAAGCTGCCGGGCGATTGCTCGGTCGAAATTCCGAACGTTATTTAAAGACGGCTTCTTCAATGTCGAAGCTGTTTGCCGACCTGCCCCAGGCAATCGCAAATACGGTTGAGCTTTCTTCCCGGCTTGAGTTCACTCTCGAGGATCTCGGGTATGAATTTCCGAAGTATCCCGTCCCCGCCGGCGAGACGATGGATTCGTTTCTTCGCAAGCGCACCTGCGAAGGCGCGCGGGGGCGCTACACCGGCGCGAACGGAACGCCGACTTACCAGCGTGCGCTTCAACAGATCGATCGCGAGCTTGCCTTGATCGAGAAGCTTCATCTCGCGGGTTACTTTCTGATCGTTTGGGACATCATCAACTTCTGCCGGGATCAAAGAATCCTGGTTCAAGGCCGCGGCTCGGCGGCCAACAGCGCGGTGTGTTACTCGCTTGGAATAACCGCCGTCGATCCGGTCGGCATGGAGCTGTTGTTCGAACGCTTCCTCTCCGAAGAACGAGGCGAATGGCCGGATATAGACCTCGATTTGCCGAGCGGCGATCAGCGTGAGCGCGTGATTCAACACGTCTATCAGCGTTACGGCACACACGGCGCGGCGATGACCGCAAACTGCATCACTTATCGCGGCCGTTCGGCGGCGCGCGAAGTTGGCAAGGCGATGGGCTTTGATGAAGAAACGATCACTCGGCTTTCAAGTCTGGTGCGCGCTTTTGAATGGCACGATCCGAAGGACACAACCGAGCGTCAGTTCCGCGACGCCGGGCTCGATCTGTTGGACCCGCGCATCAAGAAATTCTTCGAGCTTTATGTGGCCGTGCAAGACCTGCCGCGCCATCTGGGTCAGCACTCGGGCGGGATGGTGATCTGTCAGGGACAACTCGATTCGGTTGTTCCGCTCGAGCCCGCGGCAATGCCCGGCCGCGTGGTCGTTCAGTGGGACAAAGAAGACTGCGCCGATATGGGCATCATCAAAGTCGATTTGCTGGGCCTCGGAATGATGGCTGCGATTGAAGAATGCCTGACGTTGATTCGCGATCATTACGATGAGGAAGTAGATCTGGCGCATCTTCCGCAAGACGACCCGGCTGTCTACGACGCGCTGTGTAAGGCTGACACGATTGGCTTGTTCCAGGTCGAAAGCCGCGCGCAGATGTCTTGTCTTCCGCGGTTGCGGCCTCAAAAGTTTTACGACATCGTGGTGCAGGTGGCCATCATTCGACCCGGCCCGATAGTCGGCAACATGGTCCATCCTTATCTGAATCGGCGGCTTGGCAGGGAAGAGCCTGCGTGTTTGCACCCTTCGCTTGAACCGGTGTTGAAGCGCACGCTCGGGGTGCCGCTGTTTCAAGAACAGTTGCTGCGCATCGCGATGATCTGCGCGAACTTCACCGGAGGTGAAGCCGAAGAGCTCAGGCGCGCGATGGGCTTCAAGCGTTCCGAAGCGCGCATGCAGGAAATCGATATCAAGCTGCGGCGTGGCATGGAGCGCAACGGAATCACCGGCGAGACTCAGGATAAAATCGTTCAAGCAATTACTTCATTCGCGCTATATGGCTTCCCCGAATCGCACGCTGCGAGCTTCGCGCTGATCGCATACGCAAGCGCTTATTTGAAGTGCCACTATCTTGCCGCGTTCACTGCTGCGATCCTGAACAATCAACCGATGGGTTTCTATCACCCGGCTACGATTATCAAGGACGCGCAGCGGCACGGGCTGAAGATCAAGCCCATCGACATCACTTGTTCGGACTGGGAATGCACGATTGAAGATGGGGGATGGGGGTCAGGGGATGGGGGTTGGGTTGCTGAAGAGCGAGCTTCTTATTCGTCTACCAATCCCCAACCCCCAACCCCCAATCCCCGACCCCTGACCCCCGACCCCCGACCCCCAGCCCCCGATCTTCGGCTTGGCATGCGATACGTAAAAGGGCTTCGAGAAGAAGCCGCGTGCGCGCTCGTGCGTGAACGTGCGAAGGGCTCGTATGTTGACATCGACGATCTGCACAACCGCGTGCCCGAGCTTCGCAAGGATGAGATGAGAAAACTCGCAGAGGTTGGCGCGCTGAATTTCATCAGAGGTCAGTCAGTAGTAGACGGTCGGCGGTCGACGGTCGACGGTCGGTCAGCAGTAGACGGTCGGCGGTCGACGGTCGACGGTCAATTCTTGCATCGTCGCAGCGCGCTTTGGCAAGTCGAACGCGCGGCTCGGGCGGTTGGGCCTCTGCTCAAAGAACAGAAGGATCAGAATGCCGAATCGCCGCTTCCGCCTATGACGATAGAAGAGCGGGTGAACGCGGACTTTCGCGGAACAGGGCTTACGGTAGGAAAGCATCCGCTCGCTTATCGCCGCGACGAATTGAACAAGCTCGGTGTCAAGCGTGCGATTGATCTGCGCGAGATACGCAACGGCGTTTGGGTAAGGGTTGCCGGGTGGGTCATCGTTCGCCAACGGCCCGGAACGGCGAAAGGGTTTTTGTTCTTGAGCATGGAAGACGAGACCGGCATCTCGAACATAATCGTTACGCCGGATATCTTCGACCGCAATCATTTAGTGTTGGTGAATCAGCCGCTGCTTCTGATCGACGGCGTGTTGCAGAATCAGGATGGGGTGATTCACGTCAAAGCTCGGCGCATTCAGCCGCTGTCGTACGCGATGACGGCCGCGGCTTCGCACGATTTTCATTAA